From the Ananas comosus cultivar F153 unplaced genomic scaffold, ASM154086v1, whole genome shotgun sequence genome, one window contains:
- the LOC109705721 gene encoding E3 ubiquitin-protein ligase SINAT2-like encodes MEELPSVSEDSNCKPTSSNEQPGSQSKIGKKPIVLKSGDIDGLLECLVCSNSMFPPIQQCPSGHTLCNSCRNKVNNKCPICRKEIGNIRCLALEKFAVVLHLPCTYHHYGCSEMFPYYNKLQHEAQCIFKPYLCPHPGSNCPFSGDIPALLSHLQETHKVDLQAGCTFNHRYVKQDPCSVDNLAWTLTLFNCFGYYFCLHFEAFLLGREPMYMAFVRFIGEESEARKFSYCLEVGGNGRKLTWQGVPRSIRTHHRAVRDSHDGLVLQRSLALYFSGGDRKELKLRVSGRIWREIGAIKRIN; translated from the exons ATGGAAGAATTACCTTCGGTATCTGAGGATTCTAACTGCAAACCTACCAGTTCAAATGAACAGCCCGGCTCCCAATCTAAAATTGGCAAAAAGCCTATTGTGCTTAAAAGCGGTGACATCGATGGACTACTGGAGTGTCTGGTGTGCAGTAACTCTATGTTTCCACCTATACAGCAG TGTCCGAGTGGGCATACTCTCTGTAATTCCTGCAGAAACAAAGTTAACAATAAATGCCCAATATGCAGAAAGGAAATAGGCAACATAAGATGCTTGGCACTGGAGAAGTTTGCCGTTGTTCTTCATTTGCCCTGTACTTACCATCATTATGGCTGCAGTGAAATGTTCCCTTACTACAACAAGCTGCAGCATGAAGCACAGTGCATCTTCAAGCCATATTTATGTCCACATCCAGGATCAAACTGTCCCTTCAGTGGGGACATCCCTgctcttctctctcatcttcaGGAGACCCACAAGGTTGACCTTCAAGCAGGATGTACCTTCAACCATCGTTATGTTAAACAGGACCCTTGTTCAGTTGATAACCTGGCATGGACTTTAACT CTATTTAACTGCTTTGGCTATTACTTCTGTCTACATTTCGAGGCATTCCTGCTTGGGCGTGAACCAATGTATATGGCTTTTGTTCGCTTTATTGGTGAGGAATCAGAAGCGAGGAAGTTCAGTTATTGCTTAGAGGTTGGTGGGAACGGGAGGAAGTTAACATGGCAGGGTGTTCCCCGCAGCATCCGGACCCACCACAGAGCAGTTCGGGATAGCCACGATGGGCTTGTACTGCAGAGGAGCCTGGCCCTCTACTTTTCCGGTGGTGACAGAAAGGAGCTGAAGCTCAGGGTCTCAGGCAGAATCTGGAGAGAGATCGGAGCGATAAAAAGAATCAATTAG